One window from the genome of Archocentrus centrarchus isolate MPI-CPG fArcCen1 unplaced genomic scaffold, fArcCen1 scaffold_41_ctg1, whole genome shotgun sequence encodes:
- the LOC115776960 gene encoding uncharacterized protein LOC115776960, with protein MKMLVVFVILLHVSQHALAVVVEVNEGENYILLPCLYSDYVPDDPTVMWTRNDLDPKDVHLRGEGGDDLRGQNQRYSGRTSMSPDALDAGDFSLTLTTPELNDSGSYTCSIRNQINELRVTDIQLQVKDQQVEVKVEERSESVILPCKTSPDLPKDTRVEWTRSEPELVIVHEFSNVSEPLKKQDERYCGRTMMNEDLLRTGDLSLTLKYPTQRDTGGYICTIYRGKDILRQKVVLQVKEPFPFWIKALLVLLVLLVIVVAISGGFLFYFRQHFMSVYKVEVDSVVESLQLPCKTTAFLLKDAKVEWKDSENRKVHVYQSGSDQPGEQDDFYRRQTEMKRNLLKTGDLSLTLKQPKASDTYTCTAYNKDGNILMKKQVVLKVKGGGGFRGGVCPAALQSQHPPA; from the exons AAATTACATTCTGCTGCCCTGTCTATACTCCGATTATGTACCTGATGACCCCACGGTGATGTGGACTCGCAATGATCTCGATCCCAAAGATGTGCACCTgcgaggagaaggaggagatgatCTCAGAGGGCAAAACCAGCGTTACAGCGGGCGCACATCAATGAGTCCTGATGCTCTGGATGCTGGAGACTTCAGCCTCACTCTAACAACACCAGAACTAAATGACAGTGGCAGCTACACCTGCTCCATCCgta atcaaatAAATGAACTGAGAGTGACAGATatacagctgcaggtcaaag accagcaggtggaggtgaaggtggaGGAAAGGTCAGAGTCTGTCATCCTGCCCTGCAAAACAAGTCCTGACCTGCCCAAGGACACCAGAGTGGAGTGGACTCGCTCTGAACCAGAACTCGTGATAGTCCATGAGTTTTCAAATGTAAGTGAACCCCTTAAGAAACAGGATGAACGTTACTGTGGCCGCACAatgatgaatgaagacctgctgagaaccggagacctcagtctgaccctgaagtacccgacacagagagacacaggaggATACATCTGCACCATCTACAGGGGCAAAGACATCCTGAGACAGAAAGTTGTGctccaggtcaaag AACCATTTCCGTTCTGGATCAAAGCTCTCCTGGTTCTCCTGGTTCTTTTGGTCATTGTCGTTGCCATTTCTggaggatttttattttatttccggCAGCACTTCATGTCAG TTTACAAGGTGGAGGTGGATTCAGTGGTGGAGTCTCTCCAGCTGCCCTGCAAAACCACAGCTTTCTTGCTGAAAGATGCTAAAGTGGAGTGGAAGGACAGTGAAAACAGgaaggtccacgtgtatcagagTGGCTCTGACCAGCCTGGAGAACAGGACGACTTTTacagaagacaaacagagatgaagagaaacctgctgaaaactggagacctcagtctgaccttGAAACAGCCCAAAGCCAGTgacacctacacctgcaccgccTACAACAAAGACGGAAACATCCTGATGAAGAAACAAGTGGTGCTGAAAGTCAAAG GTGGAGGTGGATTcaggggtggagtctgtcctgctgccctgCAAAGCCAGCATCCACCTGCCTAA